A genomic stretch from Deinococcus radiotolerans includes:
- a CDS encoding 2'-5' RNA ligase family protein — protein MSPSYLLALRPPPEIEARIVAFREAHGVRDAAAVPHITVKARSGLKDDLRWLELLPAVAAATPPIPVELLAPRVFPNGSALYLPARSPGSVRLHLALLDALRPARRFEYEGPQMTPHLTLALGRRDASLNALLDAAGQTFPQPLTFTATELVWMRKPGPGGAYQPVQAWPLSGGAAT, from the coding sequence GTGAGCCCCTCGTACCTGCTGGCGCTGCGGCCTCCGCCGGAGATCGAGGCCCGCATCGTGGCGTTCCGGGAGGCCCACGGCGTGCGCGACGCGGCGGCGGTGCCGCACATCACGGTCAAGGCCCGCAGTGGCCTGAAGGACGACCTGCGCTGGCTGGAACTGCTCCCGGCGGTGGCGGCGGCGACCCCGCCCATCCCGGTCGAACTCCTCGCGCCGCGCGTGTTCCCGAATGGCAGTGCCCTGTACCTGCCCGCCCGCAGCCCTGGGTCTGTGCGGCTGCACCTCGCCCTGCTGGACGCCCTGCGCCCTGCGCGCCGCTTCGAGTACGAAGGGCCGCAGATGACCCCGCACCTCACGCTCGCCCTGGGGCGGCGGGACGCAAGCCTGAATGCGCTGCTGGACGCGGCGGGGCAGACCTTCCCCCAGCCCCTGACCTTCACGGCCACCGAACTCGTCTGGATGCGTAAGCCCGGCCCGGGCGGCGCCTACCAGCCCGTGCAGGCGTGGCCGCTGAGCGGCGGGGCGGCCACGTAG
- the nucS gene encoding endonuclease NucS, with product MLIESLNHPAPEALLAFLRAHLHARVTLHLAGEVEVLYAGRATSMAEAGDRLLLVKPDGSLQVHGPRGVKPVNWQPRTDHLSAELEGGCVVLHAERRSPAEVVQVRVIGCAQVTALNLADEALFLLQGTEAQMQQALARAPHLIEAGLTVLDRELLVGVGGIDLYARDAQGRFVVVELKRGKAGHDAVHQLGRYVDAVRTQVPGTVVRGILAAPDITVPALKAAQAAGLEFVKVEALPQVPEEARQPSLF from the coding sequence ATGCTGATCGAGTCCCTGAACCACCCTGCCCCTGAAGCCCTGCTGGCATTCCTGCGCGCCCACCTGCACGCCCGCGTAACCCTGCACCTGGCCGGTGAGGTCGAGGTGCTGTACGCCGGGCGGGCCACCAGCATGGCCGAGGCCGGAGACCGCCTGCTGCTCGTCAAGCCGGACGGGTCGCTGCAGGTGCACGGGCCGCGGGGCGTGAAGCCCGTGAACTGGCAGCCCCGCACCGATCACCTCTCGGCGGAACTGGAGGGCGGCTGCGTGGTCCTGCACGCCGAGCGCCGCAGTCCCGCCGAGGTGGTGCAGGTCCGCGTGATCGGCTGCGCGCAGGTCACCGCGCTGAACCTTGCGGACGAGGCGCTGTTCCTGCTTCAGGGCACCGAGGCGCAGATGCAGCAGGCGCTGGCCCGCGCGCCCCACCTGATCGAGGCGGGCCTGACCGTGCTGGACCGTGAACTGCTCGTCGGGGTGGGCGGCATCGACCTGTATGCGCGGGACGCGCAGGGCCGTTTCGTGGTCGTGGAACTCAAACGCGGCAAGGCCGGGCATGACGCCGTGCACCAGCTGGGCCGGTACGTGGACGCCGTGCGCACCCAGGTGCCCGGCACCGTGGTGCGGGGCATTCTCGCCGCGCCGGACATCACCGTCCCGGCGCTGAAGGCCGCGCAGGCGGCCGGGCTGGAGTTCGTGAAAGTCGAAGCGCTCCCCCAGGTCCCCGAGGAAGCGCGGCAACCCAGCCTGTTCTGA
- a CDS encoding DUF72 domain-containing protein: MRVYIGCGGYSNDDWAQAGLLYDGVRKDDYLSTYARHFDATELNASFYGIPGLKAFEGMLRKSAGRVRFTVKLHRVFTHDRAPTDADFDRMLQSPEPLREAGVLGPYLAQFPYSFHRTAANRRYLQMLTERFAGHELAVEIRHEGWDLPEVREGMAERGVIWVSPDYPPAGGLPEPQLHVTADVGYLRLHGRNAANWWDGQSAAERHDYRYSRDEMDEWAQKIALVAEDLSELYVFFENTTKGHALKNIPMLREALNAHGVPVQTPDPLDFPDDGRLL, translated from the coding sequence ATGCGCGTGTACATCGGCTGCGGCGGCTACAGCAACGACGACTGGGCACAGGCGGGCCTGCTCTACGACGGCGTGCGCAAGGACGACTACCTGAGCACCTACGCCCGGCACTTCGACGCCACCGAACTGAACGCCTCCTTCTACGGCATTCCCGGCCTGAAAGCCTTCGAGGGCATGCTCCGCAAGAGCGCCGGACGGGTGCGCTTCACCGTGAAACTCCACCGGGTGTTCACGCACGACCGCGCCCCCACCGACGCGGACTTCGACCGCATGCTGCAAAGCCCCGAACCGCTGCGCGAGGCGGGCGTGCTGGGCCCCTACCTGGCGCAGTTCCCGTACTCCTTCCACCGCACGGCTGCCAACCGCCGCTACCTGCAGATGCTCACGGAACGCTTCGCCGGGCATGAACTGGCCGTCGAGATCCGGCATGAAGGCTGGGACCTCCCCGAGGTCCGCGAGGGCATGGCTGAACGCGGCGTCATCTGGGTCAGCCCCGACTACCCGCCCGCCGGCGGGCTGCCCGAACCGCAACTGCACGTCACGGCCGACGTGGGCTACCTGCGCCTGCACGGCCGCAACGCCGCGAACTGGTGGGACGGCCAGAGCGCCGCCGAACGGCACGACTACCGCTACTCACGGGACGAGATGGACGAGTGGGCGCAGAAGATCGCGCTGGTCGCCGAGGACCTGAGCGAACTGTACGTGTTCTTCGAGAACACCACCAAGGGCCACGCGCTGAAGAACATCCCCATGCTGCGCGAGGCCCTCAACGCCCACGGTGTGCCCGTGCAGACCCCGGACCCGCTCGACTTCCCCGACGACGGCCGCCTGCTGTAA
- a CDS encoding SDR family NAD(P)-dependent oxidoreductase encodes MHTLILGATGGIGAATARAFAAAGHTLTLSGRNEARLAALAAELGAVGRAADVGFESHVRTLLDAAPELDTLVYAAGAAHPEPLRDADPTHVRAVWNANYFGALWTLKYGLGRLAPGGRVYLLGARPELVTARGFSQYAASKAALARAAEVARLEHRGVGLTLVLPPAVETGLWAQVGRVPRGALAADAVARALVTDRAGEAQAELRIDA; translated from the coding sequence ATGCACACCCTGATTCTGGGCGCGACGGGCGGGATCGGCGCGGCGACGGCGCGGGCCTTTGCGGCCGCAGGGCACACGCTGACCCTCTCCGGGCGCAACGAGGCGCGACTGGCCGCCCTGGCGGCTGAATTGGGCGCGGTCGGTCGTGCGGCGGATGTGGGTTTTGAGAGTCACGTCCGCACGCTGCTGGACGCCGCCCCGGAGCTGGACACCCTGGTGTACGCGGCGGGCGCGGCCCATCCGGAACCGCTGCGGGACGCGGACCCCACGCACGTCCGCGCGGTGTGGAACGCGAATTACTTCGGGGCGCTGTGGACGCTGAAATATGGGCTGGGGCGGCTCGCGCCGGGCGGACGGGTGTACCTGCTGGGCGCGCGGCCGGAACTGGTGACCGCGCGAGGATTCAGTCAGTACGCGGCGAGCAAGGCGGCGCTGGCGCGCGCGGCGGAGGTCGCGCGGCTGGAGCACCGGGGCGTGGGCCTCACGCTGGTGCTGCCGCCCGCAGTGGAGACGGGCCTGTGGGCGCAGGTGGGGCGCGTGCCGCGCGGCGCGCTGGCGGCAGACGCGGTGGCGCGCGCCCTCGTCACGGACCGTGCGGGCGAGGCGCAGGCGGAACTCAGGATCGACGCGTGA
- a CDS encoding lysoplasmalogenase family protein: MNLFLFTAGATVLAGLLDRPREHQLAEAALIATLATEVARDHAARPPRDTLTLLLALGAAALGGVTIARSTHQPHPRGNPRAFRGGAAWYALAQLLTVTLLWRCGARPHAGGWPARAAGLLLGAGLLIRHDPASLPVLSGYGALLNVMALLTADPRLAHEHPEAARLLRRGGWQFVASDLLILVRRSLLRGRLSRALTEGLMLALYAAAQRNLTQGLLRLTRRS, from the coding sequence GTGAACCTCTTCCTATTCACCGCGGGGGCGACCGTCCTCGCCGGCCTGCTAGACCGGCCACGTGAACACCAGCTCGCCGAGGCCGCGCTGATCGCTACGCTGGCCACCGAGGTGGCGCGTGACCACGCCGCGCGACCCCCGCGGGACACCCTGACGCTGCTGCTGGCCCTGGGCGCGGCAGCGCTGGGCGGCGTGACCATCGCCAGGTCCACTCACCAGCCGCACCCCCGCGGGAATCCCCGCGCGTTCCGGGGCGGCGCGGCGTGGTACGCGCTGGCCCAGCTGCTGACCGTCACGCTGCTGTGGCGGTGCGGCGCCCGGCCCCACGCGGGCGGGTGGCCTGCCCGCGCCGCCGGGCTGCTGCTGGGCGCCGGCCTGCTGATCCGGCACGACCCGGCCAGTCTGCCCGTCCTGAGTGGGTACGGGGCGCTGCTGAACGTCATGGCGCTGCTGACCGCCGATCCCCGCCTGGCCCACGAGCACCCGGAGGCCGCGCGCCTGCTGCGCCGGGGCGGGTGGCAGTTCGTGGCCTCCGACCTCCTGATCCTGGTGCGGCGCTCCCTCCTGCGAGGGCGACTGAGCCGCGCGCTGACCGAGGGCCTCATGCTGGCGCTGTACGCCGCTGCTCAGCGGAACCTCACGCAGGGCCTGCTGCGGCTCACGCGTCGATCCTGA
- a CDS encoding response regulator: protein MNRRILIIDDNPNDIELALTALDDVSAGDAEVSVAHSGPEALGVLRDARDHGQLPDLILLDLNMPQMDGIAVLDAIRSETGLQSLPVVMLTTSGESRDIRESYAHGASAYVVKPLDFTQFREALRTIQAFWTALNRPPRTH, encoded by the coding sequence GTGAACCGCAGAATCCTGATCATCGACGACAACCCCAACGACATAGAACTCGCCCTGACCGCCCTGGACGACGTCTCTGCCGGGGACGCCGAGGTCAGCGTGGCCCACAGCGGCCCCGAAGCCCTTGGTGTCCTGCGCGACGCCCGGGATCACGGTCAGTTGCCCGACCTGATCCTGCTGGACCTCAACATGCCGCAGATGGACGGCATCGCCGTGCTGGACGCCATCCGGTCCGAGACAGGCCTGCAGAGCCTGCCGGTCGTGATGCTCACCACCAGCGGCGAGAGCCGCGACATCCGCGAATCCTACGCGCACGGCGCGAGCGCCTACGTCGTCAAACCCCTGGACTTCACGCAGTTCCGTGAGGCGCTGCGCACCATCCAGGCCTTCTGGACGGCCCTGAACCGCCCCCCCCGCACCCACTGA
- a CDS encoding c-type cytochrome gives MPRPAQSVALLISLVASAALAAPPAFTKAQADAGAKVYKAQCAACHGAALNNGGAPKLAGPEFLKKWAANSLDDFHFIMTSTMPQTKPGSLKPAEYLNLVAYVLQKNGFKPSAKPLTASALKTGTFKK, from the coding sequence ATGCCCCGTCCAGCCCAGTCCGTTGCCCTCCTGATTAGCCTGGTGGCCAGTGCCGCCCTCGCCGCGCCCCCCGCCTTCACCAAGGCGCAGGCGGACGCGGGCGCGAAAGTCTACAAAGCGCAGTGCGCGGCCTGCCACGGCGCCGCACTGAACAACGGCGGCGCGCCCAAACTGGCCGGCCCTGAATTCCTGAAGAAATGGGCGGCCAACTCCCTCGACGACTTCCATTTCATCATGACCAGCACCATGCCGCAGACCAAACCCGGCAGCCTCAAACCCGCCGAGTACCTGAATCTCGTGGCGTACGTCCTCCAGAAAAACGGTTTCAAGCCCAGCGCCAAACCCCTGACCGCCAGCGCCCTGAAGACCGGCACCTTCAAGAAGTAA
- the mqnB gene encoding futalosine hydrolase codes for MTAALIVVATAGEAARLADLHARVVVSGVGPVAAALATQRALAQAPARLVISAGIGGAYPDSGLRPADLAVSSVMVQADLGAWDGDGFMPLAALGLSVRPDAAQDAVFTAWVRAPQVAVRAGAALGPALTLSGVTGSLAQAAALEARHPGALCEGMEGAGVAHAALLAGVPALEVRGISNPVGPRDRQAWRIPEALAATRRGVQAALEELLISEA; via the coding sequence GTGACGGCCGCGCTGATTGTCGTCGCCACGGCCGGCGAGGCCGCGCGACTGGCGGATCTGCACGCCCGGGTGGTCGTGAGCGGCGTCGGGCCGGTCGCGGCGGCCCTGGCCACGCAGCGCGCCCTGGCGCAGGCTCCGGCGCGACTGGTGATCAGCGCTGGCATTGGCGGCGCGTACCCGGACAGTGGCCTGCGCCCCGCTGATCTGGCGGTGTCCAGCGTCATGGTGCAGGCAGACCTGGGCGCCTGGGACGGGGACGGGTTCATGCCGTTGGCTGCGCTGGGCCTGTCGGTCCGGCCGGACGCGGCGCAGGACGCGGTCTTCACGGCGTGGGTGCGCGCGCCGCAGGTGGCGGTCCGTGCAGGCGCGGCGCTGGGGCCCGCCCTGACCCTGAGTGGCGTGACGGGCAGCCTCGCGCAGGCCGCGGCGCTTGAAGCCCGGCATCCGGGCGCGCTGTGCGAGGGTATGGAGGGCGCGGGGGTGGCGCACGCAGCCCTACTGGCGGGCGTTCCGGCGCTGGAGGTGCGCGGCATCAGCAACCCGGTCGGTCCGCGCGACCGGCAGGCGTGGCGCATCCCCGAGGCGCTGGCGGCCACCCGCCGGGGCGTGCAGGCCGCGCTGGAGGAACTGCTGATCAGTGAGGCGTGA
- a CDS encoding SRPBCC domain-containing protein translates to MPRVARAEITVQAPLERAFELLVDFSAYGRWNPFVVEVTGASRAAEGVRMRFKLPWPGGRFMYSDEQVTRVQPPADGAALVAWRYDSPLARWGLLRSERVQTLRQLPNGDTAYATKEVFHGPAAAFVPVRWVQAGFEAQARAIRDHLSPS, encoded by the coding sequence ATGCCCCGTGTCGCCCGTGCCGAGATCACCGTGCAGGCCCCCCTGGAGCGGGCCTTCGAGCTGCTGGTGGATTTCAGTGCCTACGGACGCTGGAATCCGTTCGTGGTGGAGGTCACGGGTGCCAGCCGCGCGGCCGAGGGCGTGCGGATGCGCTTCAAGCTCCCCTGGCCTGGGGGCCGGTTCATGTATTCCGATGAGCAGGTCACGCGCGTGCAGCCTCCCGCTGACGGCGCAGCGCTCGTCGCGTGGCGGTACGACAGCCCACTGGCCCGCTGGGGCCTCCTGAGGTCGGAGCGGGTGCAGACGCTCCGGCAACTGCCGAACGGCGACACGGCCTATGCCACCAAGGAGGTCTTCCACGGTCCGGCGGCCGCCTTCGTGCCCGTACGGTGGGTGCAGGCGGGATTCGAGGCGCAGGCGCGGGCCATCCGGGATCACCTGTCGCCCAGCTGA
- a CDS encoding NUDIX hydrolase, whose protein sequence is MPTLAQLRELQALAQEGLTYSRDPFDLTRFARLRDLTAELLAEQTGQTPATITGLLRVEEGYLTPKVDVRAVVLNAAGEVLLTRERSDGAWSLPGGWADPGESPTQIAVREVFEETGHTVRAARLLAVMDKAQHPHPPDLWAVYKLFVQCDLTGVGDAAHAENLETLDSAFFPMDALPPLSLPRNLPDQVRRVVALARDPHSAVSCD, encoded by the coding sequence ATGCCGACCCTCGCGCAACTCCGGGAACTTCAGGCCCTCGCGCAGGAGGGCCTGACGTACTCCCGCGATCCGTTCGACCTGACGCGCTTCGCGCGGCTGCGGGACCTGACCGCCGAGCTGCTGGCCGAGCAGACCGGGCAGACCCCCGCCACCATCACCGGGCTGCTGCGCGTGGAGGAGGGGTACCTGACGCCGAAGGTGGACGTGCGGGCCGTCGTGCTGAACGCGGCGGGCGAGGTCCTGCTGACCCGCGAGCGCAGCGACGGAGCCTGGAGCCTCCCCGGCGGGTGGGCCGACCCCGGTGAGAGCCCCACCCAGATCGCCGTGCGCGAGGTGTTCGAGGAGACCGGGCACACGGTACGCGCCGCGCGCCTGCTGGCCGTGATGGACAAGGCGCAGCATCCGCACCCGCCGGACCTGTGGGCGGTGTACAAGCTGTTCGTGCAGTGCGACCTGACGGGCGTCGGGGACGCGGCCCACGCGGAGAACCTGGAGACACTGGACAGCGCCTTCTTCCCCATGGACGCCCTGCCGCCCCTGAGCCTGCCGCGCAACCTGCCGGATCAGGTGCGGCGCGTGGTGGCGTTGGCCCGCGACCCGCACAGCGCCGTGTCCTGCGACTGA
- the hisIE gene encoding bifunctional phosphoribosyl-AMP cyclohydrolase/phosphoribosyl-ATP diphosphatase HisIE yields MTSPITLDSLNFDPQTGLIPVVTQDARSGAVLMQAWADRAAVQRTLDTREATYWSRSRREQWVKGATSGHTQQVVDVQADCDADSLLYRVHQTGPACHTGAYSCYHQPLLTGDAPPAGLDGTLDRVYATITERLATLPETSYVARLHAGGLDRVLKKISEESGEVLLAAKNADRAELATEVADLLFHTLFAMAEVGVSPADVAAVLQEREGRTGLKGPKEVG; encoded by the coding sequence ATGACCTCCCCCATCACCCTGGACTCCCTGAACTTCGATCCTCAGACCGGCCTGATTCCGGTCGTCACCCAGGACGCCCGCAGCGGCGCCGTCCTGATGCAGGCCTGGGCGGACCGCGCCGCCGTGCAGCGCACCCTGGACACCCGCGAGGCCACGTACTGGTCCCGTTCCCGCCGCGAACAGTGGGTCAAGGGCGCCACGAGCGGCCACACCCAGCAGGTCGTGGACGTGCAGGCCGACTGCGACGCCGACAGCCTGCTGTACCGCGTGCATCAGACCGGCCCGGCGTGCCACACGGGCGCGTACTCCTGCTACCACCAGCCGCTGCTGACCGGCGACGCCCCACCTGCCGGGCTGGACGGCACGCTGGACCGCGTGTACGCCACCATCACCGAGCGGCTGGCCACGCTGCCCGAGACCAGTTACGTGGCCCGCCTGCACGCCGGCGGCCTGGACCGCGTACTGAAGAAGATCAGCGAGGAGAGCGGCGAGGTGCTGCTGGCCGCCAAGAACGCCGACCGGGCCGAACTGGCCACCGAGGTCGCCGACCTGCTGTTCCACACGCTGTTCGCCATGGCCGAAGTGGGCGTCAGCCCCGCCGACGTGGCCGCCGTGCTTCAGGAACGCGAGGGCCGCACCGGCCTGAAAGGCCCGAAAGAGGTCGGCTGA
- a CDS encoding DUF4394 domain-containing protein, with the protein MKHAALLSLAALTLASCAMTRTPAAPAGQVAYGLGSNTLYTFGLDNPQASLRSLTINGLGNGETLVDLDVRNTDGQLYGVTSSGKVYRIDATTGWTTDDSSVTLNGTSVVAVDFNPAANRLRVLGTGDFNARHTLAGAPVPATTGTTADGTFAYAPTDVNAGKNPNLVAAAYTNSFNDTGKANSGQSTTLYSVDADLDALITHPAAGGPTFNTLQTVGALGVNVTPGRTGLDIAGANLAVLSSAGATNTTLYTVNLTSGQATQKGTVNVALSSVALKLMTP; encoded by the coding sequence ATGAAACACGCCGCCCTGCTGAGCCTCGCCGCCCTGACCCTCGCCTCCTGCGCCATGACCCGCACCCCGGCCGCGCCCGCCGGGCAGGTGGCCTACGGCCTGGGCAGCAACACGCTGTACACCTTCGGCCTGGACAACCCTCAGGCCAGCCTGCGCAGCCTGACCATCAACGGGCTGGGCAACGGCGAAACGCTGGTTGACCTGGACGTCCGCAACACTGACGGGCAGCTGTACGGCGTGACCAGCAGCGGCAAGGTGTACCGGATTGACGCCACGACCGGCTGGACCACCGACGACAGCAGCGTCACCCTGAACGGAACGTCGGTCGTGGCCGTGGACTTCAACCCCGCCGCGAACCGCCTGCGCGTGCTCGGCACGGGCGACTTCAACGCGCGGCACACGCTGGCCGGCGCGCCGGTCCCCGCCACGACCGGCACCACCGCCGACGGTACCTTCGCGTACGCCCCGACCGATGTGAACGCCGGGAAGAACCCCAACCTGGTCGCGGCGGCGTACACGAACTCATTCAATGACACCGGGAAGGCCAACTCCGGCCAGTCCACCACGCTGTACTCCGTGGACGCCGATCTGGACGCCCTGATCACGCATCCGGCGGCGGGCGGTCCCACCTTCAACACCCTGCAGACCGTGGGGGCACTGGGCGTGAACGTCACGCCCGGCCGGACCGGACTGGACATCGCCGGGGCGAACCTGGCCGTGCTCAGTAGCGCCGGCGCGACGAACACCACGCTGTACACCGTCAACCTGACCAGCGGCCAGGCCACCCAGAAGGGCACTGTGAATGTGGCGTTGAGCAGCGTGGCGCTGAAACTCATGACGCCCTGA
- a CDS encoding 5-formyltetrahydrofolate cyclo-ligase, whose product MPDALSPDAPKDQWRRWARAVRAEQPDVSTPVTAALQAFLTELSARRVLAYRALSGEPDVSALSGDFELLAPRARFRPEPRLTLHPWDSATELSRFGALQPPADAPQVPLDVVDAILLPGLAFDRAGVRLGYGGGFYDRLLPAFRGVTVGVIQHALLVPELPREPHDLPVHWLVTERGAQATV is encoded by the coding sequence GTGCCTGACGCTCTGTCCCCCGATGCCCCGAAAGACCAGTGGCGCCGCTGGGCGCGCGCCGTGCGGGCCGAGCAGCCGGACGTGTCCACCCCGGTCACGGCCGCCCTGCAAGCGTTTCTGACTGAGCTGAGCGCGCGGCGGGTCCTGGCCTACCGCGCCCTGAGTGGCGAGCCGGACGTGAGCGCCCTGAGCGGCGACTTCGAGCTGCTGGCGCCCCGCGCCCGCTTCCGGCCCGAGCCGCGCCTGACGCTGCACCCGTGGGACAGCGCGACGGAACTCAGCCGCTTCGGGGCGCTGCAACCACCCGCGGACGCGCCGCAGGTGCCGCTGGACGTGGTGGACGCGATCCTGCTGCCGGGACTGGCCTTTGACCGTGCGGGCGTGCGCCTGGGGTACGGGGGCGGATTCTACGACCGCCTGCTGCCCGCCTTCCGGGGCGTGACGGTCGGCGTGATCCAGCACGCGCTGCTGGTCCCGGAACTGCCGCGTGAGCCCCACGACCTGCCGGTGCACTGGCTGGTCACCGAGCGCGGCGCGCAGGCAACCGTGTGA
- the hisF gene encoding imidazole glycerol phosphate synthase subunit HisF encodes MLTKRIIPCLDVQNGRVVKNVRFFENHRDAGDPLALAQAYEAQQADELVFYDITATHEGRSLMLDVAARVAEQVMMPLTVGGGVNHLSDFRALLLAGADKISVNSGALSRPELIREASDHYGAQCVMLSIDAKRRSGGGWNVYRAGGRVDTGLDLIEWATRGQALGAGEICLNVMDADGTRDGFALDATRAVARAVDLPVIASGGAGKLEDFRDVLRAGDLGGNADAALAASVFHFGELTVPQVKAYLRGEGLPVRPDWHDTHRL; translated from the coding sequence ATGTTGACCAAGCGCATCATTCCCTGCCTGGACGTCCAGAATGGACGGGTGGTGAAGAACGTCCGGTTCTTCGAGAACCACCGCGACGCGGGCGACCCCCTGGCGCTCGCGCAGGCGTACGAGGCGCAGCAGGCCGACGAGCTGGTCTTCTACGACATCACCGCCACGCATGAGGGCCGCAGCCTGATGCTGGACGTTGCCGCGCGGGTGGCCGAGCAGGTTATGATGCCCCTGACCGTGGGCGGCGGCGTGAATCACCTCTCGGATTTCCGCGCTCTGCTCCTGGCGGGCGCGGACAAGATCAGCGTGAACAGCGGCGCCCTGAGCCGCCCCGAACTGATCCGCGAGGCCAGTGACCATTACGGCGCGCAGTGCGTGATGCTCAGCATTGACGCCAAACGCCGCTCCGGTGGCGGCTGGAACGTGTACCGCGCGGGCGGCCGCGTGGACACCGGCCTGGACCTGATCGAATGGGCCACGCGCGGGCAGGCGCTCGGCGCTGGTGAGATCTGCCTGAACGTCATGGACGCCGACGGCACCCGGGACGGCTTCGCGCTGGACGCCACGCGCGCCGTGGCCCGCGCCGTGGACCTGCCGGTCATCGCCTCCGGTGGCGCCGGGAAACTGGAGGACTTCCGCGACGTGCTGCGCGCCGGGGATCTGGGCGGCAACGCCGACGCCGCGCTGGCCGCCAGCGTCTTCCACTTCGGCGAGCTGACCGTCCCGCAGGTCAAGGCGTACCTCAGGGGCGAGGGGCTGCCGGTGCGGCCCGACTGGCACGACACGCACCGCCTCTGA
- a CDS encoding TetR/AcrR family transcriptional regulator codes for MRSIGRSGSALHPQTRRHLLNTQRLRSAAIREFARHGLHGTKVSSIVAAAQLTQPTFYRTWPSKEAAYESIITGTLETWWDAAAHILADPGTRTLREHLQTGLHNLYALLMEDPELTRLVLEENNKNPDRYEPFIQIYTRTFQDAQTRGLINSDIPAESLAQAYVGLTERFFLARLHTAQATVDDAVQEVTRLILPLMTPRSPDAPSSPVRCPPD; via the coding sequence TTGAGGAGTATCGGGCGCTCAGGCTCTGCTCTCCATCCACAGACCAGAAGGCATCTGCTGAACACCCAGCGGCTGCGCTCGGCTGCCATCCGCGAGTTCGCGCGGCACGGTCTGCACGGCACCAAGGTCAGTTCCATCGTCGCGGCGGCGCAGCTCACGCAACCCACCTTCTACCGCACCTGGCCCAGCAAGGAAGCCGCCTACGAGTCCATCATCACCGGCACGCTGGAAACCTGGTGGGACGCCGCCGCCCACATCCTCGCCGACCCCGGCACGCGCACCCTGCGCGAACACCTGCAGACCGGTCTGCACAACCTCTACGCCCTGCTGATGGAAGACCCGGAACTGACCCGACTGGTGCTGGAGGAGAACAACAAGAATCCGGACCGTTACGAACCGTTCATTCAGATCTACACCCGCACCTTCCAGGACGCGCAGACGCGCGGCCTGATCAACAGTGACATCCCCGCGGAAAGTCTCGCTCAAGCCTACGTGGGACTGACGGAACGCTTCTTCCTGGCGCGACTGCACACGGCGCAGGCCACCGTGGACGACGCCGTTCAGGAGGTCACCCGCCTGATCCTGCCCCTGATGACCCCAAGGAGTCCCGATGCCCCGTCCAGCCCAGTCCGTTGCCCTCCTGATTAG
- a CDS encoding metallophosphoesterase, whose translation MQVIQLSDPHVDHRFPQKAAAFARAVAHVNTMPVLPDAVLITGDCVEHGRPDEYDLFGELLSALRVPAFIVPGNHDHRETLLQRYPPPTPNLPGFMQYAVEDFPLRLIGLDTHRPGQAGGALDRARLDWLEAQLREAPERPTLLFMHHPPLHTGLTVMDGMDLRGREALCDLLLEHPQVLRVVAGHLHMSVTAGFAHTTVMTCPGTDATLNPDLNQPAQLVVQRQPPTCLLHHWAPETGLNTFTQVIAPAPWHALFDGSAWHDFDRPNGAPGS comes from the coding sequence ATGCAGGTGATTCAACTCAGTGATCCGCACGTCGATCATCGGTTCCCTCAGAAGGCCGCCGCGTTCGCGCGGGCGGTCGCGCACGTGAATACCATGCCGGTCCTGCCGGACGCCGTACTGATCACCGGGGACTGCGTGGAGCACGGGCGGCCCGACGAGTACGACCTGTTCGGAGAGCTGCTGAGCGCGCTGCGCGTCCCGGCCTTCATCGTGCCGGGCAACCACGACCACCGCGAGACGCTGCTCCAGCGGTACCCGCCGCCCACCCCGAACCTGCCGGGCTTCATGCAGTACGCCGTGGAGGATTTCCCGCTGCGCCTGATCGGCCTGGACACCCACCGGCCCGGGCAGGCGGGCGGGGCACTGGACCGCGCGCGGTTGGACTGGCTTGAGGCGCAGCTGCGCGAGGCGCCGGAGCGGCCCACGCTGCTGTTCATGCACCACCCGCCGCTGCACACGGGCCTGACGGTGATGGACGGCATGGACCTGCGCGGCCGGGAGGCGCTGTGCGACCTGCTGCTGGAACACCCGCAGGTGCTGCGCGTGGTGGCCGGGCACCTGCACATGAGCGTCACGGCGGGGTTCGCGCACACGACCGTGATGACCTGCCCCGGCACGGACGCCACCCTGAACCCCGACCTGAACCAGCCCGCGCAGCTGGTCGTGCAGCGTCAACCGCCCACGTGCCTGCTGCACCACTGGGCGCCCGAGACGGGCCTGAACACCTTCACGCAGGTGATCGCGCCGGCCCCCTGGCACGCCCTGTTCGACGGGTCAGCGTGGCATGACTTCGACCGGCCCAACGGCGCACCCGGCTCCTGA